In Marasmius oreades isolate 03SP1 chromosome 1, whole genome shotgun sequence, one DNA window encodes the following:
- a CDS encoding uncharacterized protein (antiSMASH:Cluster_1.2), producing MPGCFMAACRHNRPTIIIYGGTIQAGRRLVDCPSMGYKQGDTVNISDAFESFGAYTIGKITDEQRFDVVRHACPGAGACGGMYTANTMSSALEVLGMSLPYSSSIPAENPEKVQECIRAGKYLRKLLELDLKPRDILTRQSFLNAIVIVNILGGSTNAVLHLLAMARSAEIELNVDDFQMIADKTPYLADLKPSGQYYMEDVHKVGGIPAIVKYLLNHTNLIDGSQLTVTGKTLAENLADVPELSFDDQDVIRRLDNPLKSTGHLTILRGNLCPGSAVAKLTGKEGSKFEGTAKCFDSLEGFFPALERGEITAGMVLIFRYQGPKGAPGMPEMLGPTGAIAGAGLSNSTALITDGRFSGASRGFIIGHVVPEARLGGAIALVKERLLHSVSCDGDHIIIDSEARTITWLVDEDEQARRRKDWETSDKGKLNVKRGILYRYARDVAPASLGAYCD from the exons ATGCCTGGCTGTTTCATGGCTGCTTGTCGCCATAACCGCCCGACCATAATCATATACGGTGGAACTATCCAAGCCGGGAGGCGCCTCGTTG ATTGCCCTTCTATGGGCTACAAACAAGGCGACACCGTCAATATCTCGGATGCGTTCGAGTCTTTCG GCGCTTACACTATCGGAAAAATCACCGACGAGCAAAGATTCGATGTCGTCAGACATGCATGTCCTGGAGCTGGTGCTTGCGGTGGAATGTATAC AGCAAACACGATGAGTTCTGCATTGGAAGTCCTCGGAATGAGCTTGCCATATTCATCCAGCATCCCCGCTGAAAACCCCG AGAAAGTGCAAGAGTGCATTCGCGCAGGGAAGTATTTGAGGAAGTTACTTGAGTTGGATCTGAAACCAAG GGATATTCTCACTCGACAATCCTTCCTCAACGCAATAGTAATTGTCAATATTCTTGGTGGCTCCACGAATGCT GTTCTTCATCTGCTAGCGATGGCGCGATCGGCTGAGATCGAG CTCAATGTAGACGATTTCCAGATGATTGCTGACAAAACGCCTTATCTCGCCGACTTGAA ACCTTCAGGGCAATATTACATGGAAGATGTCCACAAAGTAGGAGGTATCCCAGCCATCGTGAAATACCTCCTCAACCATACCAACCTCATCGACGGTAGCCAACTCACCGTTACCGGCAAGACTCTAGCGGAGAACCTGGCAGACGTCCCTGAGCTTTCTTTCGACGACCAAGATGTCATCAGGCGGTTGGACAACCCCCTCAAATCCACAGGACACTTGACTATTCTCCGAGGCAATTTGTGTCCTGGGTCGGCAGTCGCGAAACTCACGGGTAAAGAGGGAAGCAAATTTGAGGGCACTGCGAAATGTTTCGATAG TCTCGAAGGATTCTTCCCCGCATTAGAAAGAGGGGAGATCACGGCCGGTATGGTGCTGATATTCAGGTATCAAGGACCTAAAGGAGCTCCCGGTATGCCTGAG ATGCTAG GTCCCACTGGTGCCATCGCTGGCGCTGGACTGAGCAATTCAACTGCTTTAATCACGGATGGACGATTTTCAGGTGCCAGCCGAGGATTTATCATTGGCCATGTAGTACCTGAAGCACGTCTGGGTGGAGCCATTGCATTAGTCAAGGAACGTCTGCTTCACTCGGTGTCCTGT GATGGAGACCATATTATCATTGACTCTGAGGCGCGCACGATTACCTGGCTAGTAGACGAGGACGAACAAGCGCGCCGCAGGAAGGATTGGGAGACATCCGACAAGGGGAAATTGAACGTGAAACGAGGTATACTGTATCGATATGCTCGAGATGTAGCA CCTGCTAGCCTGGGAGCATACTGCGATTAA
- a CDS encoding uncharacterized protein (antiSMASH:Cluster_1.2): protein MSFQTLISGAECSTVSNPLSQVLKHTEGDRSLQQDRIAGPSSSRLQHLPGSSTATASQQDLALARQFFESNNVGPGLQHPFSPPPELAYEMRGFSAPVNDAWVAEQQHQMRAFQASSPQSQWAAEFGGSTTVQNSTIATAVPASPDPQHAAMYMQRPGIQDGFTFRNSFVGQPMMENYNSHFLLDKGKGKGREADFEAAFDQYAASLNPIQKVSENSRIVELSDEVNEIQEALKATNLEDGGVLGDDFRKVWDNLQNSEAPPPQEELAKWEAEFNQLMNAKRDELDYDYGRSMQEAWENGGSFPETVVDKPLQFDKDGLPILDPYKFEADNKYIDPSTSSSSMLQQAKALLEQNGSLSEAALLIEAAIQKGDLGEGGYEAWILLGETRNMDEREDLGMRALTEGVKRAESVGATGAGMMSLAISYTNESLDRSSHMMLLRWLMAKYPDQKVPEETVKAISTNSPWDTHNRVTELFLNLTRNQHSQGIVDPDVQIALGVLFYTNGEYDRAKDCFETALTVRPSDYLLWNRLGSSLSNGNKPEEALGAYKEALQLRPTYTRAIYNVGVACLNIGAHKEAAEHFLSALALQQATSGDTSEQVWFTLRRTLLAMERPDLAEQTKEKRSEKAVLELFRKEGFDF, encoded by the exons ATGTCCTTTCAAACCCTCATCTCAGGCGCGGAATGCTCTACCGTATCGAACCCTCTTTCTCAAGTCTTGAAACATACCGAGGGGGATCGCAGTTTACAACAG GATAGAATCGCTGGACCGTCATCGTCACGG CTTCAACATCTTCCCGGTTCTTCCACTGCAACAGCGAGTCAACAAGATCTTGCCCTTGCTCGCCAATTCTTCGAATCGAACAATGTAGGGCCCGGCCTTCAGCACCCCTTCTCACCGCCACCAGAACTCGCGTATGAAATGCGAGGGTTCTCGGCGCCAGTCAACGATGCATGGGTGGCAGAGCAACAGCATCAGATGCGGGCCTTCCAGGCAAGCAGCCCGCAATCTCAGTGGGCAGCGGAGTTTGGTGGCTCGACCACGGTGCAAAATAGTACAATAGCTACCGCGGTGCCTGCTAGCCCTGATC CACAACACGCAGCTATGTATATGCAACGGCCGGGTATACAAGATGGTTTTACTTTTCGAAACTCGTTTGTTGGTCAACCGATGATGGAGAATTACAACAGTCATTTCCTTTTGGACAAGGGCAAGGGGAAAGGTcgcgaagcagattttgaagcagcCTTCGATCAATACGCTGCCTCTCTAAATCCGATCCAGAAAGTATCTGAGAATTCTAGAATAGTCGAACTATCGGATGAAGTCAACGAAATCCAAGAGGCTTTAAAGGCTACGAACCTGGAGGACGGTGGGGTTTTGGGTGATGATTTTCGCAA agtttgGGATAATCTACAGAACTCAGaagctcctcctcctcaagaAGAACTAGCAAAGTGGGAAGCGGAGTTCAACCAATTAATGAACGCAAAACGCGACGAGCTGGATTATGATTATGGGCGGTCCATGCAAGAGGCATGGGAAAACGGTGGAAGTTTTCCTGAGACTGTCGTAGATAAACCTCTTCAATTCGACAAGGATGGTCTGCCCATCTTGGATCCGTACAAGTTCG AAGCTGATAACAAATACATCGATCCTTCAACCTCCAGTAGCTCTATGCTCCAACAAGCCAAAGCACTTCTTGAGCAAAATGGCTCTCTTTCTGAAGCCGCTTTACTAATTGAAGCCGCCATCCAAAAAGGCGATCTCGGAGAGGGTGGTTACGAAGCCTGGATTCTACTAGGGGAAACGCGCAACATGGATGAACGCGAAGATCTCGGTATGCGGGCATTGACTGAAGGAGTCAAGCGTGCGGAAAGCGTCGGCGCTACTGGTGCAGGAATGATG TCGTTGGCCATTTCTTACACCAACGAGTCCTTGGATAGGTCTTCTCACATGATGCTACTGCGCTGGCTTATGGCCAAGTATCCTGACCAGAAAGTTCCGGAGGAAACGGTCAAGGCCATTTCCACAAATTCCCCATGGGACACTCATAATCGTGTCACAGAATTATTCTTGAATCTTACTCGGAACCAACACAGTCAAGGGATTGTGGACCCAGATGTTCAAATAGCTCTAGGCGTCCTCTTCTATACCAATGGAGAGTATGATAGGGCGAAGGACTGCTTTGAGACAGCATTGACCGTACGTCCCAGTGATTATCTCCTCTGGAACAGGTTAGGCTCTTCGTTGTCGAATGGAAATAAACCAGAAGAGGCGTTGGGTGCATACAAGGAAGCTCTTCAGCTGCGACCAACGTATACTCGAGCGATCTATAACGTCGGCGTCGCTT GCCTTAACATTGGTGCCCATAAGGAAGCAGCCGAGCATTTCCTGAGTGCTCTCGCACTTCAACAGGCAACGTCAGGCGATACCAGCGAACAGGTCTGGTTTACGTTACGACGTACACTTCTTGCAATG GAGCGACCGGATTTAGCTGAACAAACGAAAGAGAAACGATCTGAAAAGGCCGTTCTAGAGTTGTTCCGAAAGGAAGGGTTCGATTTCTAG
- a CDS encoding uncharacterized protein (antiSMASH:Cluster_1.2), translating to MLPQEIIAKLPSQYEKALASGDLFFFPSSVHHHYESGVEYEIRLCPALQKKPQLPPPDFSSTVETPKNDSKPFDPFAPPYNTGLFVGYLRDQRQDEEEYVILLNKYCVVPEHFLLVTKEFRLQSSPPTPDDLFNAYALIVAARKKLKNVIAFYNCGELSGASQAHKHLQLIEIEGDGPPIEAIARQIHLETPDKPFSVTRLPYANHVVRFPSNLATSKPEVVEGLLTQSFVSLMDLAISSIRYDVDYPSGKASYNVILTLEHMHIIPRQTDIYTLDTGSTLNINSLGFAGMFLVKSDEELEAVKKEGVTKILRAVGVGNVHDEQVKGVTED from the exons ATGTTACCCCAAGAAATCATTGCAAAGCTTCCCTCGCAGTACGAAAAAGCATTAGCTTCTGGAgatctcttcttctttccctcGAGTGTTCATCACCATTATGAATCCGGTGTCGAA TACGAAATAAGACTATGTCCCGCTCTTCAGAAGAAACCGCAACTTCCACCTCCCGACTTCAGCTCTACTGTCGAAACTCCCAAGAATGACTCGAAACCGTTCGATCCTTTTGCGCCGCCCTACAATACGGGACTTTTCGTAGGGTATCTACGTGATCAAAggcaagatgaagaagaatatGTTATACTA TTAAATAAATACTGCGTGGTTCCTGAGCATTTTCTCCTCGTCACCAAAG AATTTCGTTTGCAATCATCACCTCCAACACCTGATGACTTGTTTAATGCGTACGCTTTGATAGTCGCTGCGCGAAAAAAGCTTAAAAACGTGATTGCCTTCTACAATT GTGGCGAACTGAGTGGTGCCAGTCAAGCCCATAAGCACTTACAACTCATAGAAATTGAAGGCGACGGACCACCCATAGAGGCCATCGCTCGTCAAATCCACCTCGAAACGCCAGATAAACCTTTCTCCGTCACACGTTTACCATATGCCAATCATGTCGTTCGTTTTCCCTCCAATCTCGCGACCTCCAAGCCCGAAGTAGTAGAAGGACTCCTCACACAATCATTTGTATCTCTGATGGACCTGGCGATATCTTCCATCCGTTATGACGTCGACTACCCCAGCGGAAAAGCATCGTATAATGTGATATTAACTCTTGAACATATGCACATTATCCCGAGGCAGACAGACATTTACACCCTGGATACAGGAAGTACGCTGAACATCAATTCTTTAGGCTTCGCTGGGATGTTCTTGGTGAAGAGTGACGAAGAACTGGAGGCGGTAAAGAAGGAGGGGGTGACGAAGATTCTGAGGGCAGTAGGTGTGGGGAATGTGCACGATGAGCAAGTCAAGGGGGTGACGGAAGACTGA
- a CDS encoding uncharacterized protein (antiSMASH:Cluster_1.2) — translation MPIKVSKSTAKPSTSRDIISTGPKEVVSSKKSGSATIRPTTERALVLRNGKHGARGTGEVVLTGKMTGSEKLDLLAEDLVEKAQTALRAPFRIEECVEIAISQFNEFIDDVRNLKDPDLFYGVIEEELKARAPQTKNAPDHTRDPTYLASVVSDRIHNSYMIASAWKLVADSLCELEEDGLSNKQVVQQLSNNQELRSRYLALYDVIDTLVKLNQTKFAVLATTTRHYAPYFKETIADNGTKKVFFDWLKAREACRSFLDCIIIELCFPNGTYPQNVLYAILHEAVKEAPKEARRFPQALWDAVGDLAVCVQLRDLIETPLLSPNAQPWKNEEKKMPLDYDQWVDAQLYSEGAAEKHASFKDAIYPLERTKKAEVLANMWKYVNANYKSTSGKDIDTLWNLTQAIKPTPRWHPFPIFAGADSDIDDDAPASNINKRGKKGMLAITNSVESDDSMPPLHSVSDTEESEDDFGDSDDSDSDDGLDDDESGYDTDQEDELRELYKEAMDAVHAVDWNNPEDQADTDYREGNPFLKLLGSLRGRMFQSSTKLKATPAGKTGPLALSKKAKKKAAAAAEGSTSLATTIEEVEDEDEVRSSKKKKKKKPKKKKKASGTGGQDQEEGEEVSVEVPAAEVPKAKTPAPPPPPKPVPSANQSTTSFMPPLEQVPTAQSAHSYIKSEKLDAPKGKLKSRPDHASLFSKPKGVLARLGVGQEEKETPQDKKEKRSFFINLRKKTRGYMHQILHTAEDDTKGSAGMKWETFVKVMEQVGFEVNPSTAGSSVRFTPRNGKDNPISFHKPHPDSTIPPKLLKQYSKRLRDHYGWVPEDLE, via the exons ATGCCCATCAAGGTTTCGAAAAGCACGGCGAAGCCTTCTACTTCGCGAGATATCATCTCAACCGGGCCTAAAGAAGTCGTATCCTCCAAAAAAAGTGGTAGTGCGACCATAAGGCCTACCACAGAACGAGCTCTGGTCCTTCGCAATGGAAAGCATGGAGCCAGAGGCACGGGGGAGGTCGTATTGACAGGGAAAATGACGGGTAGCGAGAAATTAGATCTTTTAGCTG AGGACTTGGTTGAAAAAGCTCAAACAGCTCTCAGAGCGCCTTTTCGAATCGAAGAATGTGTAGAAATAGCAATTTCCCAATTCAATG AGTTCATCGACGACGTTCGAAATCTCAAAGATCCTGATCTTTTCTATGGTGTTATTGAGGAGGAGCTGAAAGCTCGTGCACCTCAGACCAAGAACGCCCCAGACCACACTCGCGATCCAACCTATCTCGCCTCGGTTGTCTCTGACAG GATCCATAATTCCTACATGATTGCCTCTGCCTGGAAGCTCGTTGCCGATAGTCTGTGCGAGTTGGAAGAAGATGGGTTGTCCAATAAACAGGTTGTTCAGCAACTCAGCAACAATCAGGAACTACGATCTCGTTACCTTGCCTTGTACGATGTGATTGACACCTTGGTCAAACTCAACCAGACCAAATTTGCGGTCCTCGCTACAACCACAC GGCACTACGCACCCTATTTCAAAGAGACCATCGCAGATAACGGAACGAAGAAAGTATTTTTTGATTGGCTGAAAGCAAGGGAAGCCTGCCGATCATTTCTGGACTGTATCATTATCGAGTTATGTTTCCCTAACGGGACATATCCTCAAAACGTATTATACGCTATTCTTCACGAGGCTGTCAAAGAAGCCCCGAAGGAAGCTCGGCGATTTCCACAAGCGCTGTGGGATGCGGTCGGAGATCTCGCA GTTTGTGTCCAGTTAAGAGATCTCATTGAGACGCCTCTCCTTTCACCCAATGCTCAACCATGGAAAAATGAGGAGAAAAAAATGCCTCTTGATTACGATCAATGGGTGGATGCTCAGTTGTATTCCGAAGGTGCCGCGGAAAAGCACGCTAGCTTTAAGGATGCCATCTATCCTTTGGAAAGGACGAAAAAGGCGGAAGTCTTAGCCAATATGTGGAAGTATGTCAACGCG AATTATAAATCCACCTCTGGGAAAGACATCGATACACTTTGGAATCTGACGCAAGCGATAAAACCGACGCCGAGATGGCATCCCTTCCCAATCTTTGCTGGAGCCGACTCGGATATTGATGACGACGCACCCGCTTCAAATATCAACAAACGAGGGAAAAAGGGGATGCTGGCTATCACGAACAGCGTGGAGAGCGATGACTCGATGCCACCGCTGCACTCTGTTTCAGACACTGAAGAGTCGGAGGATGATTTTGGTGATAGCGACGATAGTGACTCTGATGACGGTctggacgacgacgaaagtGGGTATGACACTGACCAGGAGGACGAGCTCAGGGAGCTTTATAAAGAGGCTATGGACGCCGTTCATGCTGTCGACTGGAACAATCCTGAAGACCAGGCGGATACCGACTATCGAGAGGGCAATCCATTCTTGAAGTTGCTTGGTTCTCTGAGAG GTCGCATGTTCCAAAGCAGCACGAAGCTCAAGGCCACTCCGGCTGGTAAGACTGGCCCTCTGGCTCTTTCCAAAAAGGCAAAGAAAAAGGCGGCTGCGGCGGCTGAGG GTTCTACAAGTCTCGCGACCACGATTGAAGAagtggaggatgaagatgaagttcGTTCaagcaagaagaagaagaagaagaaacccaagaagaagaagaaagctaGTGGCACTGGGGGTCAAGACCAGGAGGAGGGTGAAGAGGTTTCTGTGGAAGTCCCTGCAGCAGAGGTTCCCAAGGCCAAAACAcctgcaccaccaccaccaccgaaaCCGGTGCCAAGTGCGAATCAGTCGACGACGTCGTTCATGCCTCCATTGGAACAGGTCCCGACGGCTCAGTCGGCTCATTCGTATATCAAGTCTGAGAAGTTGGATGCTCCAAAGGGAAAACTCAAGTCGCGACCAGACCATGCGTCATTATTCTCCAAACCGAAAGGTGTTCTTGCGAGACTTGGAGTGGGTCAAGAGGAGAAGGAAACGCCTCAGgacaagaaggagaagagaagtTTCTTTATAAATCTGCGCAAGAAAACTCGAGGGTACATGCATCAAATCTTGCACACGGCGGAAGATGATACGAAGGGAAGCGCTGGTATGAAATGGGAAACATTCGTAAAG GTAATGGAACAAGTTGGATTTGAAGTGAATCCTTCGACTGCCGGTTCGAGCGTACGATTCACGCCGAGGAATGGGAAAGACAAC CCAATCTCATTCCATAAAC CTCACCCTGACAGCACGATTCCGCCCAAGTTGCTGAAGCAATACAGCAAGAGGCTTAGAGACCATTACGGCTGGGTACCTGAAGATTTGGAATGA
- a CDS encoding uncharacterized protein (antiSMASH:Cluster_1.2), producing MSPVHYIDPDPFPQPSSTVPFKVYAASSSEAASLHGQKAKTPIIAGSICGSVMGLAWLIGLFIYIRKRYRRKIRKRAAEAEGKEPPALKSKNVEPGEKIIIPPDPAVILGHGRPGEYISPDSDRKQRSCPPSPRPRLHESEPVIPTGNAFATSNPDDAGMPGSFPLATSKSFPEEPRPH from the exons ATGTCTCCTGTTCACTATATCGACCCAG ATCCATTCCCTCAGCCATCCTCGACAGTCCCGTTCAAAGTATATGCAGCTTCATCCTCTGAAGCAGCCTCATTACATGG GCAGAAAGCGAAAACACCAATCATTGCAGGGTCGATATGTGGTAGTGTTATGGG ATTAGCTTGGCTTATCGGACTCTTCATCTATATCAGAAAACGTTATAGACGAAAGATACGAAAAAGAGCAGCTGAAGCCGAGGGCAAAGAGCCACCAGCGCTCAAGTCGAAAAATGTTGAACCAGGAGAGAAAATCATCATTCCCC CTGACCCCGCTGTTATCCTTGGCCATGGTCGACCTGGCGAATACATTTCACCGGACAGCGACCGCAAGCAACGGTCCTGCCCACCTAGTCCTCGCCCCCGACTGCATGAAAGCGAGCCCGTCATTCCTACTGGAAATGCATTCGCTACTAGCAATCCTGATGATGCAGGCATGCCTGGATCCTTTCCTCTCGCTACTTCAAAATCATTTCCCGAGGAACCGAGACCTCACTGA
- a CDS encoding uncharacterized protein (antiSMASH:Cluster_1.2) gives MDFGTMSNKVARGRYRSLEEFADDFRLVVNNAKAFNPPGTIYHTEAQRIETWGLDHIAKASATVIQYETDWNIEVEKDEEPDHQAIEEYIDPMDIDTPGPPDMSGTPGPSTQTSRRSTRQPYRKAANVPSLPAAKPSTETIDAEGRLPGSKEGLGAFPAGSDWAKTMLALKLKGKRYKTKKERLRVEKEGPPLRPDGSLDYFEMEEPFPVLSALVPDTRTRPYLSPLYPPLLPTNDHYPSHSQTPQPLAQFPTAVNLSWDRPPISDLPSERSTKFRYWNIQRNANNRGRAKDRDEERDENDESDWKVGREAHTTDFGSFAILAAEIAEEMKRRGTFKDEEEGTFSLLRDSLDPELVNRPPEKNIAISPLQHYWSVNRAIEGESYIRDVVYGGSSGLAYVRSVAEFLTPPEDISSATVSDVSGFHLAAFAERNVVDPLTETRHSLLRETPRCMRLLTRPKNLGRLKVDKVTSQVAKSMHVYPVATQALLALQQIRFHKIDMSSLIQSPDELFLSDEEWVGKNLEESDKDVMDADGQPPTVRMDRVLSYVSRAILENSRKLASASGGKSGSEEGGEDANMRHIRLNLLALAKRAPLDTIARLPKELVPEQIRQYIPTFTVSSQTS, from the exons ATGGATTTTGGTACAATGTCGAATAAAGTTGCCCGTGGCAGGTACCGGTCACTCGAGGAGTTCGCT GATGACTTTCGACTGGTGGTTAATAATGCGAAAGCTTTCAATCCTCCTGGTACCATTTATCACACTGAGGCTCAGCGAATTGAGACTTGGGGACTGGATCATATCGCTAAAGCCTCTGCCACCGTGATTCAGTACGAAACCGATTGGAATATCGAAGTCGAGAAAGACGAAGAGCCCGATCATCAAGCCATTGAGGAATATATCGACCCAATGGATATTGATACGCCAGGGCCGCCAGACATGTCGGGTACTCCGGGGCCTTCAACACAAACCTCCAGACGAAGTACTCGACAACCTTACCGGAAAGCTGCCAacgttccttctcttcctgccGCAAAACCTTCTACCGAAACTATTGACGCTGAAGGCAGGCTACCCGGTTCAAAAGAAGGACTCGGAGCTTTTCCCGCTGGTTCAGACTGGGCGAAGACTATGCTCGCGTTGAAACTTAAAG GCAAGCGTTACAAAACTAAGAAGGAAAGACTAAGGGTTGAAAAGGAGGGCCCTCCTTTACGTCCCGATGGAAGTCTGGATTATTTTGAAA TGGAAGAACCTTTCCCTGTACTCTCTGCTCTGGTGCCGGATACCCGTACACGCCCTTACCTTTCCCCACTTTACCCTCCCCTACTGCCAACTAATGATCATTACCCTTCTCACTCTCAAACCCCACAACCACTTGCCCAGTTCCCTACGGCCGTCAACCTTTCTTGGGATCGTCCTCCAATCAGCGACCTTCCAAGCGAGCGATCGACTAAGTTTCGCTATTGGAACATTCAACGAAATGCCAATAACCGAGGTCGAGCCAAGGACCGGGACGAAGAGCGAGATGAAAACGATGAGTCAGATTGGAAAGTTGGCCGAGAAGCTCACACCACTGACTTTGGATCCTTTGCAATTTTGGCGGCGGAGATTGCAGAGGAGATGAAACGGCGAGGCACATtcaaagatgaggaagaaggaacGTTCAGTTTACTTCGCGATAGTTTGGACCCTGAACTGGTGAATCGCCCACCCGAAAAGAATATCGCGATTTCCCCTTTGCAACATTATTGGAGCGTCAATCGTGCGATTGAGGGAGAGAGTTACATCCGGGACGTCGTGTATGGCGGGTCTAGCGGTCTGGCTTATGTGAGAAGTGTCGCAGAATTTTTGACTCCTCCTGAG GATATCTCATCCGCAACTGTGAGCGACGTTTCAGGATTCCATTTGGCTGCCTTTGCAGAACGAAATGTGGTCGACCCACTGACGGAGACTCGACATTCATTGCTCCGTGAAACGCCGCGATGCATGAGACTTCTCACTCGTCCCAAAAACCTCGGTCGTCTCAAGGTCGACAAAGTCACCTCACAAGTAGCGAAATCCATGCACGTCTATCCGGTGGCCACACAGGCGTTACTAGCGTTACAGCAGATACGATTTCATAAAATTGATATGtcttctcttatccaatctccaGACGAATTGTTCCTCAGTGATGAGGAATGGGTAGGAAAGAATCTGGAGGAGAGTGACAAAGACGTGATGGATGCAGACGGTCAACCGCCCACCGTCAGAATGGATCGGGTCCTATCCTATGTCTCTCGAGCAATTCTTGAGAATAGCCGCAAGCTAGCTTCAGCATCTGGCGGGAAAAGTGGATCGGAGGAAGGCGGCGAGGATGCTAACATGCGACACATTCGCCTCAACCTATTGGCTCTTGCGAAGAGGGCACCTTTAGACACTATTGCACGATTACCAAAGGAACTTGTTCCAGAGCAGATTAGACAGTATATTCCCACTTTTACTGTCTCTTCCCAGACGAGTTGA
- a CDS encoding uncharacterized protein (antiSMASH:Cluster_1.2): protein MSGVQIHSLSKSPPNNNVKLNKISSQITQNKAQGGAQAMLYAIGLQEADMDKPQIGISPIWWEAADIYRESV from the exons ATGTCCGGAGTGCAAAT CCACTCGTTGTCCAAATCACCCCCAAATAACAATGTGAAGCTCAATAAGATTTCAAGTCAAATCACACAGAACAAG GCTCAAGGGGGAGCGCAAGCTATGT TGTACGCCATCGGCCTTCAAGAAGCAGATATGGATAAACCACAA ATTGGAATTTCTCCCATTTGGTGGGAAG CTGCGGACATTTATAGGGAATCCGTGTAA
- a CDS encoding uncharacterized protein (antiSMASH:Cluster_1.2) yields MGNLVWHDFARYVSITASLYAVWSGFYGIYFRKFFWDFIGGTLRDPGGLQPAPGAAVFITLIVKNPIIQIFAMIVGLFMLALEYPLPQLKSLSIHRSFALKIVLLLFQSFLTLLFYQGTNSALWSLIAAGSYARAIILGETMEEAKDNRGKGGRA; encoded by the exons ATGGGCAACCTTGTGTGGCATGACTTTGCGCGATACGTCTCTATCACAGCCAGTCTCT ATGCTGTGTGGTCTGGATTCTATGGCATTTATTTCCGTAAATTCTTTTGGGACTTCATTGGTGGTACTCTCCGTGATCCAGGAGGACTTCA accagCTCCTGGAGCTGCGGTGTTCATCACTCTCATCGTAAAGAATCCCATCATCCAGATTTTCGCCATGATTGTCGGACTTTTCATGCTTGCACTGGAATATCCCCTACCGCAACTGAAATCACTATCAATTCATCGTAGTTTTGCTCTCAAGATTGTACTGTTGTTATTCCAGTCGTTCTTGACTCTCTTGTTTTACCAG GGGACGAATTCCGCCCTTTGGTCTCTCATCGCCGCAGGGTCTTATGCGCGCGCAATTATACTCGGAGAGACAATGGAAGAAGCGAAGGATAACAGGGGCAAGGGTGGACGGGCCTGA
- a CDS encoding putative secondary metabolism biosynthetic enzyme (antiSMASH:Cluster_1.2), protein MALPLAGKVALVTGSSRSIGASIAKRLAQDGANVVINYATSADAASEVADEINAGKKGKAVIIQGDVTTLDEGKRVLHETVKQLGRIDFLILSAGLMGSKVMNDVDEDFFDHHMNINVRTPLFMIKEAIPLLPAPGGRIILFSSSLTKASGVLPNALVYLASKGAVEQMSRVLAKDLGGKGITVNTVSPGPTDTTLFRNGKPESVIQFIAAQNPHKRLGHPDEIAPIIAFLCNPEAGWINGQNILVNGGFVV, encoded by the exons ATGGCCCTCCCGCTAGCGGGAAAAGTCGCGCTCGTCACTGGTTCGTCTCGGTCCATCGGAGCATCCATCGCAAAACGACTTGCTCAG GACGGTGCAAATGTCGTCATCAACTATGCTACCAGTGCAGATGCCGCCTCCGAGGTAGCCGACGAAATCAACGCTGGAAAAAAGGGCAAAGCTGTCATTATCCAAGGGGATGTCACCACCCTTGACGAGGGCAAACGCGTCCTCCACGAAACCGTAAAACAACTGGGCAGAATCGATTTTCTTATTCTAAGTGCTGGCCTTATGGGCAGCAAAGTCATGAACGACGTCGATGAAGACTTTTTCGATCATCACATGAACATCAATGTCAGGACACCCTTGTTCATGATCAAGGAAGCGATCCCTTTACTTCCCGCTCCAG gTGGCCGTATCATACTCTTTTCCTCATCACTCACAAAGGCTTCCGGTGTCTTACCCAACGCCCTCGTTTACCTCGCTTCCAAGGGTGCCGTCGAGCAGATGTCCAGGGTCCTTGCCAAAGACTTGGGAGGCAAGGGTATCACCGTAAACACAGTCTCTCCCGGTCCCACAGATACCACCTTGTTCAGGAACGGAAAGCCAGAATCCGTTATCCAGTTTATCGCTGCGCAGAATCCCCACAAACGACTCGGCCATCCCGACGAGATTGCACCTATCATCGCCTTCCTTTGTAATCCCGAAGCAGGCTGGATCAACGGCCAAAATATCCTTGTCAACGGC GGTTTCGTTGTCTGA